A section of the Papio anubis isolate 15944 chromosome 2, Panubis1.0, whole genome shotgun sequence genome encodes:
- the ZNF852 gene encoding zinc finger protein 852 isoform X1, whose translation MVRPQDTVAYEDLCVDYTQKKWKCPALSQRALQWNMIPQNDHGMASLAGRNVMESSELIPKQEIFKGSESSNSTSGGLFGVVPGAAEIGDVCEDTFKELEGHITNEEGSRLESDFLEITDEDKKKCTKDRYEEYKEVGEHRHLSSSPAEHEGVLKGQKSYRCDECGKAFCWSSHLIGHQRIHTGEKPYECNECGKTFRQTSQLIVHLRTHTGEKPYECSECGKAYRHSSHLIQHQRLHNGEKPYKCNECAKAFNQSSKLFDHQRTHTGEKPYECKECGAAFSRSKNLVRHQVLHTGKKPYKCDECGRAFCSNRNLIDHQRTHTGEKPYKCNECGKAFSRSKCLIRHQNLHTGEKSYKCSECGKAFNQISQLVEHERIHTGEKPFECSECGKAFGLSKCLIRHQRLHTGEKPYKCNECGKSFNQNSYLIIHQRVHTGEKPYECHECGKGFSYNSSLMVHQRTHTGEKPYKCNSCEKAFSDSSQLTVHQRVHTGEKPYECIECGKAFSQRSTFNHHQRTHTREKPSGLAWSSS comes from the exons GATACTGTGGCGTATGAGGACCTGTGTGTGGACTATActcagaagaaatggaaatgtcCCGCACTCAGTCAGAGAGCCCTGCAGTGGAACATGATACCGCAAAATGACCATGGCATGGCCTCCTTGG CAGGTAGGAACGTGATGGAGAGTTCGGAGTTGATTCCGAAGCAGGAAATTTTTAAAGGATCAGAGTCATCTAATAGCACATCAGGGGGACTCTTTGGGGTGGTTCCTGGGGCAGCAGAGATTGGAGATGTTTGTGAAGATACCTTCAAGGAGTTAGAAGGACATATCACAAATGAAGAAGGGAGCAGACTAGAAAGTGATTTCTTGGAAATAACAgatgaagataagaaaaaatgcacaaaagacaGATATGAGGAATATAAGGAAGTTGGGGAACATCGACATCTGTCCTCCAGTCCTGCTGAACATGAAGGAGTTTTAAAGGGACAGAAATCCTATCGATGTGatgaatgtggcaaagctttttgTTGGAGTTCTCACCTTATTGGCCATCAGAgaatccacactggagagaaaccctatgagtgTAATGAGTGTGGGAAGACCTTCAGGCAAACCTCCCAGCTCATTGTTCATCTCAGAACCCACACAGgggaaaaaccctatgaatgcagTGAGTGTGGAAAGGCGTATAGGCACAGCTCCCATCTCATTCAACATCAGAGACTCCATaatggagagaaaccctataaatgtaatgaatgtgcAAAAGCTTTTAATCAGAGCTCCAAACTCTTCGACCACCAGAGAACCCACACTGGggagaaaccttatgaatgtaagGAGTGTGGGGCAGCCTTTAGTCGCAGTAAAAATCTTGTTCGACATCAGGTTCTGCACACTGGTAAGAAACCTTATAAGTGTGATGAATGTGGGAGAGCTTTCTGTTCCAATAGAAATCTCATTGACCATCAGAGAACCCACACTGGGGAGAAGCCttataaatgtaatgaatgtggcaaagccttcagTCGGAGTAAATGTCTTATTCGACATCAGAACCTCCACACTGGGGAAAAGTCATACAAATgtagtgaatgtgggaaagccttcaatCAGATCTCTCAACTCGTTGAGCATGAgcgaattcatactggagaaaaacctttTGAATGTAGTGAGTGTGGTAAGGCATTCGGTCTGAGTAAATGTCTTATTCGGCACCAGAGACTTCACACAGGTGAGAAGCCCTATAAATGCAATGAGTGTGGAAAATCCTTCAATCAAAACTCATACCTCATTATACACCAGAGAGttcacactggtgagaaaccctatgaatgtcaTGAGTGTGGGAAGGGCTTCAGTTATAATTCTAGTCTTATGGTACATCAGAGAACCCATACTGGGGAAAAACCCTATAAATGCAATAGTTGTGAGAAAGCCTTTAGTGACAGCTCACAGCTTACTGTGCACCAGAGagtccacactggagagaaaccttatgaatgtattgagtgtgggaaagcctttagtCAGCGTTCCACTTTTAATCACCACCAGCGAACTCACACTAGAGAGAAGCCCTCAGGTCTGGCTTGGTCATCATCTTAA
- the ZNF852 gene encoding zinc finger protein 852 isoform X2: MVRPQDTVAYEDLCVDYTQKKWKCPALSQRALQWNMIPQNDHGMASLGRNVMESSELIPKQEIFKGSESSNSTSGGLFGVVPGAAEIGDVCEDTFKELEGHITNEEGSRLESDFLEITDEDKKKCTKDRYEEYKEVGEHRHLSSSPAEHEGVLKGQKSYRCDECGKAFCWSSHLIGHQRIHTGEKPYECNECGKTFRQTSQLIVHLRTHTGEKPYECSECGKAYRHSSHLIQHQRLHNGEKPYKCNECAKAFNQSSKLFDHQRTHTGEKPYECKECGAAFSRSKNLVRHQVLHTGKKPYKCDECGRAFCSNRNLIDHQRTHTGEKPYKCNECGKAFSRSKCLIRHQNLHTGEKSYKCSECGKAFNQISQLVEHERIHTGEKPFECSECGKAFGLSKCLIRHQRLHTGEKPYKCNECGKSFNQNSYLIIHQRVHTGEKPYECHECGKGFSYNSSLMVHQRTHTGEKPYKCNSCEKAFSDSSQLTVHQRVHTGEKPYECIECGKAFSQRSTFNHHQRTHTREKPSGLAWSSS, translated from the exons GATACTGTGGCGTATGAGGACCTGTGTGTGGACTATActcagaagaaatggaaatgtcCCGCACTCAGTCAGAGAGCCCTGCAGTGGAACATGATACCGCAAAATGACCATGGCATGGCCTCCTTGG GTAGGAACGTGATGGAGAGTTCGGAGTTGATTCCGAAGCAGGAAATTTTTAAAGGATCAGAGTCATCTAATAGCACATCAGGGGGACTCTTTGGGGTGGTTCCTGGGGCAGCAGAGATTGGAGATGTTTGTGAAGATACCTTCAAGGAGTTAGAAGGACATATCACAAATGAAGAAGGGAGCAGACTAGAAAGTGATTTCTTGGAAATAACAgatgaagataagaaaaaatgcacaaaagacaGATATGAGGAATATAAGGAAGTTGGGGAACATCGACATCTGTCCTCCAGTCCTGCTGAACATGAAGGAGTTTTAAAGGGACAGAAATCCTATCGATGTGatgaatgtggcaaagctttttgTTGGAGTTCTCACCTTATTGGCCATCAGAgaatccacactggagagaaaccctatgagtgTAATGAGTGTGGGAAGACCTTCAGGCAAACCTCCCAGCTCATTGTTCATCTCAGAACCCACACAGgggaaaaaccctatgaatgcagTGAGTGTGGAAAGGCGTATAGGCACAGCTCCCATCTCATTCAACATCAGAGACTCCATaatggagagaaaccctataaatgtaatgaatgtgcAAAAGCTTTTAATCAGAGCTCCAAACTCTTCGACCACCAGAGAACCCACACTGGggagaaaccttatgaatgtaagGAGTGTGGGGCAGCCTTTAGTCGCAGTAAAAATCTTGTTCGACATCAGGTTCTGCACACTGGTAAGAAACCTTATAAGTGTGATGAATGTGGGAGAGCTTTCTGTTCCAATAGAAATCTCATTGACCATCAGAGAACCCACACTGGGGAGAAGCCttataaatgtaatgaatgtggcaaagccttcagTCGGAGTAAATGTCTTATTCGACATCAGAACCTCCACACTGGGGAAAAGTCATACAAATgtagtgaatgtgggaaagccttcaatCAGATCTCTCAACTCGTTGAGCATGAgcgaattcatactggagaaaaacctttTGAATGTAGTGAGTGTGGTAAGGCATTCGGTCTGAGTAAATGTCTTATTCGGCACCAGAGACTTCACACAGGTGAGAAGCCCTATAAATGCAATGAGTGTGGAAAATCCTTCAATCAAAACTCATACCTCATTATACACCAGAGAGttcacactggtgagaaaccctatgaatgtcaTGAGTGTGGGAAGGGCTTCAGTTATAATTCTAGTCTTATGGTACATCAGAGAACCCATACTGGGGAAAAACCCTATAAATGCAATAGTTGTGAGAAAGCCTTTAGTGACAGCTCACAGCTTACTGTGCACCAGAGagtccacactggagagaaaccttatgaatgtattgagtgtgggaaagcctttagtCAGCGTTCCACTTTTAATCACCACCAGCGAACTCACACTAGAGAGAAGCCCTCAGGTCTGGCTTGGTCATCATCTTAA